One segment of Leeia aquatica DNA contains the following:
- the dapD gene encoding 2,3,4,5-tetrahydropyridine-2,6-dicarboxylate N-succinyltransferase, with amino-acid sequence MSVEVRITPAHEHPLQALIESAFEDRANLTPSTTPADLKAAIGQVVGELDRGTLRVAEKINGDWHTHQWLKKAVLLSFRIRDNEVMADGYNRYFDKVDTKFADFSTHDFQQGGYRVVPPAVARKGAFIARNVVLMPSYVNIGAYVDEGTMVDTWATVGSCAQIGKNVHLSGGVGIGGVLEPLQANPTIIEDNCFIGARSEVVEGVIVEEGSVISMGVYIGQSTRIYDRETGEVSYGRIPAGSVVVSGNLPSSDGKYSLYCAVIVKKVDAKTRSKVGINELLRGI; translated from the coding sequence ATGTCTGTTGAAGTCCGCATCACGCCTGCCCACGAACATCCGCTGCAAGCGCTGATCGAATCTGCCTTTGAAGACCGCGCCAACCTGACCCCGTCCACCACGCCTGCTGACCTGAAAGCCGCGATTGGCCAGGTGGTGGGTGAGCTGGATCGTGGTACCTTGCGGGTGGCCGAGAAAATCAATGGCGACTGGCATACGCACCAATGGCTGAAAAAAGCGGTGCTGCTCTCCTTCCGCATTCGTGACAATGAAGTGATGGCCGACGGCTACAACCGCTATTTCGACAAGGTTGATACCAAGTTTGCCGACTTCTCGACCCATGATTTCCAGCAAGGTGGCTACCGCGTGGTGCCCCCTGCCGTTGCGCGTAAAGGGGCCTTCATTGCCCGCAATGTGGTGCTGATGCCGTCTTACGTCAATATCGGTGCTTATGTGGATGAAGGCACCATGGTGGACACCTGGGCCACGGTGGGTAGCTGCGCGCAGATCGGCAAGAATGTGCATCTGTCCGGCGGGGTGGGTATCGGTGGCGTGCTGGAGCCACTGCAGGCCAACCCGACCATCATCGAGGACAACTGCTTTATCGGCGCCCGCTCCGAAGTGGTGGAAGGGGTGATCGTGGAAGAAGGTTCGGTGATCTCGATGGGCGTTTACATCGGCCAGTCCACCCGCATCTATGACCGCGAAACCGGTGAAGTGAGTTACGGCCGTATCCCGGCGGGCTCGGTGGTAGTGAGCGGTAATCTGCCCTCCAGCGATGGCAAGTACAGCCTGTATTGTGCCGTCATCGTCAAGAAAGTGGATGCCAAGACCCGCAGCAAGGTCGGCATCAACGAACTGCTGCGCGGTATCTAA
- a CDS encoding glutathione S-transferase family protein: MLTLYIGNKNYSSWSLRPWLVLRHFDIPFEEVLWPLYTQEGTALLKANSPNGKVPLLQDDALKVWDSLAIIEYLADRHPGHAIWPRDRAIRAHARAISAEMHSGFTGVRGSMPMDVRSRHPQPVFSEAVQLEIQRIIAIWEDCRARYAASGPWLFGEFSAADAMFAPVVWRFRSYGIALPEASAAWSSAMQQHLAMRHWELEAIAEPWTL; this comes from the coding sequence GTGCTGACCCTGTACATTGGCAACAAAAACTATTCGTCGTGGTCGCTGCGCCCCTGGCTGGTGCTTCGCCACTTTGACATTCCTTTCGAGGAAGTGCTGTGGCCGCTGTACACGCAGGAAGGCACCGCGCTCCTCAAGGCAAACTCCCCCAACGGCAAAGTGCCGCTGTTGCAGGATGATGCCCTGAAAGTGTGGGACTCGCTGGCCATTATCGAGTACTTGGCGGACCGCCACCCCGGCCACGCCATCTGGCCGCGTGACCGGGCCATCCGGGCGCATGCCCGTGCCATCAGCGCCGAGATGCACTCGGGCTTTACCGGCGTGCGCGGCAGCATGCCGATGGATGTACGCAGCCGTCACCCGCAACCGGTATTCAGCGAAGCGGTGCAGCTTGAAATCCAGCGCATCATCGCCATCTGGGAAGACTGCCGCGCCCGCTACGCTGCATCCGGTCCTTGGCTGTTTGGAGAGTTCAGCGCGGCGGACGCCATGTTTGCCCCGGTAGTCTGGCGATTCCGCAGCTATGGCATTGCGCTGCCGGAAGCCTCGGCCGCCTGGTCCAGCGCCATGCAGCAACATCTGGCGATGCGGCACTGGGAGCTGGAAGCCATCGCCGAACCGTGGACCTTGTAA
- a CDS encoding septation protein A, with amino-acid sequence MKLLFDLFPVILFFVSYKLSSGNIFLATGVTIAASVAQIIWLKARHKPVEPMLWFSTALVTIMGSATLYFHNQAFIMWKPTLLYWGFALALLLSQAIWRKNLIRKVLEQQMTLPEPVWLKLNRAWAAFFVFMGALNLLVAYRFSESIWVNFKLFGGMGLMLLFVIVQGMVLSRYLPDQTDTPPSAE; translated from the coding sequence ATGAAGCTGTTGTTTGATCTGTTCCCCGTCATCCTGTTCTTTGTCAGCTACAAGCTGAGCAGCGGGAACATCTTTCTGGCGACCGGTGTCACCATTGCTGCATCGGTTGCGCAGATCATCTGGCTGAAAGCCCGCCACAAGCCGGTAGAGCCCATGCTGTGGTTCAGCACGGCACTGGTCACCATCATGGGCAGTGCCACCCTCTATTTCCACAATCAAGCCTTCATCATGTGGAAGCCAACCTTGCTGTACTGGGGGTTTGCGCTGGCCTTGCTGCTCAGTCAGGCCATCTGGCGCAAGAACCTGATCCGCAAGGTGCTTGAACAACAAATGACACTGCCAGAGCCGGTCTGGCTGAAGCTGAACCGGGCCTGGGCCGCCTTCTTTGTGTTCATGGGCGCGCTCAACCTGCTGGTGGCGTACCGGTTCAGCGAATCGATCTGGGTCAATTTCAAGCTGTTCGGTGGCATGGGGCTGATGTTGCTGTTTGTCATCGTGCAAGGCATGGTCCTGTCCCGCTACTTGCCGGACCAAACGGATACCCCTCCTTCTGCGGAGTAA
- a CDS encoding YciI family protein: protein MLYCLFGEDRPDALATRLQVRPAHLARLEALRDAGRLVLAGPCPAIDSPDPGPAGFSGSLIVAEFASLADAEAWLAADPYVTEGVFAITEVRPFKKVLP, encoded by the coding sequence ATGTTGTATTGCCTGTTCGGCGAAGACCGCCCCGATGCCCTCGCCACCCGCCTGCAAGTTCGCCCTGCCCACCTGGCGCGGCTGGAGGCGCTGCGGGATGCGGGGCGTTTGGTTCTCGCCGGCCCCTGCCCGGCGATTGACAGCCCCGACCCCGGCCCCGCCGGGTTCAGTGGCAGCCTGATTGTGGCCGAATTCGCCAGTCTGGCGGACGCCGAAGCCTGGCTGGCGGCCGACCCCTATGTTACCGAAGGGGTATTTGCCATTACCGAAGTACGTCCGTTCAAGAAAGTGCTGCCTTGA
- a CDS encoding BolA family protein, producing MSDIEALFAERLAPLQPSHIELVDESGEHIGHAGNTGGGHYWLTVVSESFRGQSRLARHRLVLTQFSDLIPGTIHALSIAAYAPDEL from the coding sequence TTGAGCGACATCGAGGCGCTGTTTGCCGAGCGGCTGGCGCCGCTGCAGCCCAGCCATATCGAGCTGGTGGATGAGAGCGGTGAGCACATCGGCCATGCTGGCAATACCGGGGGCGGGCACTATTGGCTCACCGTGGTGTCAGAGTCGTTTCGCGGGCAGAGCCGACTGGCCCGGCACCGGCTGGTGCTGACCCAGTTCAGTGACCTGATTCCGGGCACCATTCATGCCCTCAGCATTGCAGCCTATGCCCCGGATGAGTTATAA
- a CDS encoding peptidylprolyl isomerase — protein MRKTVLALALAAGVATLAHAAGFKVNGVMVPEARMEAMVKEMVKRGQPDTPELRAQVKDNLILVEAMAQRGAAAGLDKDANYQTQVELTRLNLLANAYVTDYMAKNPVSDAVLKAEYDKVKPDLEKEAAAAGAQYKARHILVKDEKAAKGLLAELKKGGNFAELAKKNSIDTGSAQNGGLLDYAAPGNYVKPFADALVKLKKGQYSQEVVKTQFGFHLILVEDIQAAKVPTLEEVKPQLQQQLQQQQLQNLLEEVKKSAKVE, from the coding sequence ATGCGTAAAACTGTTCTGGCACTGGCCTTGGCCGCTGGTGTCGCCACCTTGGCGCACGCCGCCGGTTTCAAGGTCAACGGCGTCATGGTGCCGGAAGCCCGGATGGAAGCCATGGTCAAGGAAATGGTCAAGCGTGGCCAGCCTGATACGCCAGAGCTGCGCGCCCAGGTGAAGGACAACCTGATTCTGGTGGAAGCCATGGCCCAGCGCGGTGCCGCCGCCGGTCTGGACAAGGATGCCAACTACCAGACCCAGGTGGAGCTGACCCGCCTGAACCTGCTGGCCAACGCCTATGTCACCGACTACATGGCCAAGAACCCGGTATCGGATGCGGTGCTCAAGGCTGAGTACGACAAGGTCAAGCCGGACCTGGAAAAGGAAGCCGCTGCAGCAGGCGCACAGTACAAGGCTCGCCACATCCTGGTGAAGGACGAGAAGGCTGCCAAGGGCCTGCTGGCTGAACTGAAGAAGGGTGGCAACTTTGCCGAGCTGGCCAAGAAGAACTCCATCGACACCGGCAGCGCGCAAAACGGTGGCCTGCTGGATTACGCCGCACCGGGCAACTACGTGAAGCCGTTTGCCGACGCGCTGGTCAAGCTGAAGAAAGGCCAGTACAGCCAGGAAGTGGTCAAGACTCAGTTCGGTTTCCACCTGATCCTGGTGGAAGACATCCAGGCCGCCAAGGTGCCGACGCTGGAAGAAGTCAAGCCGCAGCTGCAACAGCAACTGCAACAGCAGCAATTGCAAAACCTGCTGGAAGAAGTCAAGAAGTCGGCCAAGGTCGAGTAA
- a CDS encoding peptidylprolyl isomerase produces the protein MRKLALALALSLGGLTALQAETLKVNGYTVSESLFNATLQQMIESGQEDSPALRKQVRERLILSVVLAQRAQAAQLDKQVDLQQQLVLVERMQLSDAYLRNHIAKLTIDQKSLQAEYDAQKPALAKMMSSMPAQWKLRHIMVDNAKDAGELLQKLRKGANFAELAKLYSRAPEAKSGGLLVNQPEAFAELFGKDGMAALSKLPKGKVYDKPLKTQYGYHVVLMEDVSAARAPTLQDFRPQLEARLKQKRIEQLLDEIHKSTKVE, from the coding sequence ATGCGCAAGCTCGCACTGGCCTTGGCCCTGTCACTGGGCGGCCTTACCGCCCTGCAGGCAGAAACCCTGAAGGTGAACGGTTATACCGTGTCCGAGTCGCTGTTTAATGCCACGTTGCAACAGATGATCGAAAGCGGGCAGGAAGACAGCCCTGCCCTGCGCAAGCAAGTGCGCGAACGCCTGATCCTGTCGGTTGTTCTGGCCCAGCGTGCACAAGCCGCCCAGCTGGACAAGCAGGTTGACCTCCAGCAGCAACTGGTGCTGGTCGAGCGCATGCAACTGTCCGATGCCTATCTGCGCAACCATATTGCCAAGCTGACCATTGACCAGAAGTCACTGCAAGCGGAGTACGACGCACAGAAGCCCGCGCTCGCCAAAATGATGTCCAGCATGCCAGCACAATGGAAACTGCGCCATATCATGGTGGACAACGCCAAGGATGCGGGCGAGCTGCTGCAAAAGCTGCGCAAGGGGGCCAACTTTGCCGAGCTGGCCAAGCTGTACTCCAGGGCCCCGGAAGCCAAGAGCGGTGGCCTGCTGGTCAATCAGCCGGAAGCGTTTGCCGAGCTGTTTGGCAAGGACGGCATGGCCGCCCTGAGCAAGCTACCCAAAGGCAAGGTGTACGACAAGCCGCTGAAAACCCAGTACGGCTACCATGTGGTGCTGATGGAAGACGTCAGTGCTGCACGCGCCCCGACCCTGCAGGATTTCCGCCCGCAGCTGGAAGCCCGGCTGAAGCAGAAGCGCATTGAGCAACTGCTGGACGAGATTCACAAAAGCACCAAGGTCGAATAA
- a CDS encoding winged helix-turn-helix transcriptional regulator, with amino-acid sequence MRTRQQTIRELDKLDRKILRILQQNGRIAMTELAEQVGLSTTPCAERVRRMEREGVITGYYARLNPKALGGSLLVFVEIRLAAKSGDLFEEFRREVLKLPQVMECHLVSGDFDYLIKARIGEMTQYRKLLGDILLKLPGATESKSYVVMEEVKESLALPIAD; translated from the coding sequence ATGCGAACAAGGCAGCAAACCATACGCGAGTTAGACAAGCTGGACCGCAAGATCTTGCGCATCCTGCAGCAAAACGGGCGCATTGCCATGACGGAATTGGCCGAGCAGGTGGGGCTCTCCACCACGCCGTGTGCCGAGCGGGTACGCCGCATGGAGCGGGAAGGGGTGATTACAGGTTACTATGCACGGCTGAACCCCAAGGCGCTGGGCGGGAGCTTGCTGGTGTTCGTGGAGATCCGGCTGGCTGCCAAATCGGGCGATCTGTTTGAGGAGTTTCGCCGCGAGGTGCTGAAATTGCCACAGGTGATGGAATGCCACCTGGTCTCGGGCGACTTTGACTACCTGATCAAGGCGCGCATCGGTGAGATGACGCAATACCGCAAGCTGCTGGGTGACATCCTGCTCAAGCTGCCGGGGGCCACCGAGTCGAAGAGCTATGTGGTGATGGAAGAGGTCAAGGAGAGTCTGGCGCTGCCGATTGCCGACTGA
- the alr gene encoding alanine racemase codes for MSRPAIADIHLDHLRHNYQLARRVHGHRVLAALKANAYGHGAVPCAQALSGLADGFGVAAIEEALELRAAGITAPILLLEGFFDASELPLIAQHKLWLTVHHRWQVDALLAAELSQPLHVWLKLDSGMHRVGLDPQEYRAAHAALLASGKVSEMVLMSHFARADELDAEATRQQLALFQQCTEGLSGARSLANSPGLMGWPAAHSDWGRAGIMLYGSTPFPQSHPIANDLKPVMRLSSKVIGVRELAANEPIGYGGATLTSRPSRIGVVALGYADGYPRIARNGTPVAIDGQHSQLLGRVSMDMLTVDLTDLPACGLGSEVELWGPTVRVEQVAASAQTISYEILCNVKRAHFRYHGGKA; via the coding sequence ATGAGCCGCCCTGCTATTGCCGACATCCATCTGGATCACCTGCGCCACAACTACCAACTGGCGCGCCGCGTACACGGTCACCGCGTATTGGCCGCGCTCAAGGCCAATGCCTACGGCCATGGTGCAGTGCCCTGCGCACAGGCGCTGAGCGGACTGGCCGATGGCTTTGGCGTCGCCGCCATTGAAGAAGCACTGGAACTGCGTGCCGCAGGCATCACCGCCCCCATCCTGCTGCTGGAAGGCTTCTTTGATGCCAGCGAGCTACCACTGATTGCACAGCACAAGCTGTGGCTGACCGTGCACCACCGCTGGCAAGTGGACGCCCTGCTGGCGGCAGAACTCAGCCAACCGTTACACGTTTGGCTGAAGCTGGACAGCGGCATGCACCGCGTCGGGCTGGACCCGCAAGAATACCGTGCCGCCCATGCGGCACTGCTGGCTTCCGGCAAGGTGTCAGAGATGGTCTTGATGAGTCACTTTGCCCGCGCCGATGAGCTGGATGCCGAAGCCACTCGCCAGCAACTGGCGCTATTCCAACAGTGTACCGAGGGCCTGAGCGGCGCACGTAGCCTGGCCAATTCACCCGGCCTGATGGGCTGGCCCGCCGCACACAGCGACTGGGGACGCGCGGGCATCATGCTGTATGGCAGCACCCCCTTCCCCCAGTCCCACCCGATCGCCAACGACCTCAAACCCGTGATGCGGCTCAGCAGCAAGGTGATTGGTGTGCGCGAACTGGCTGCCAATGAGCCCATTGGCTATGGTGGGGCTACCCTGACCAGCCGCCCCTCTCGTATCGGCGTGGTGGCGCTGGGCTATGCGGATGGCTACCCGCGTATTGCCCGCAACGGTACCCCTGTCGCCATTGATGGTCAGCACTCGCAATTACTGGGCCGCGTCTCCATGGACATGCTCACCGTGGACCTGACCGATCTGCCCGCTTGCGGGCTAGGCAGCGAGGTAGAGCTGTGGGGGCCGACAGTTCGCGTTGAACAGGTCGCAGCCTCTGCCCAGACCATTTCCTATGAAATCCTCTGCAATGTGAAACGGGCACACTTCCGTTATCACGGCGGGAAGGCCTGA
- a CDS encoding transporter substrate-binding domain-containing protein has product MQKLTPLLLTCLLLPLTGQARDLKVGLQGDYPPFDYEVKGQLTGFNVDIANAVCRELKARCVFVKTTWADLIPGIESGKLDAVIASMSITEERKKRVAFSDKYSQIPGSFVSRKKRILSTYITPQDLAGMKIGVQAKTTFANLIQARFAASNKVTEFEGTKEMYEAMRAGEVDVVLDDMVAAYEGFLKKPEGASYELVGSPIRDRKYLGVGEGVAVNLKNTALLAEVNAALKNIQSSGEYQQIMKKYFQFNIY; this is encoded by the coding sequence ATGCAAAAACTCACCCCCCTGCTGCTCACCTGTCTGCTGCTACCCCTGACAGGCCAGGCCCGTGACCTCAAGGTCGGCCTGCAAGGTGATTACCCCCCGTTTGACTATGAAGTGAAAGGTCAACTGACGGGCTTTAATGTGGATATTGCCAATGCCGTTTGCCGCGAGCTGAAAGCCCGCTGCGTGTTTGTCAAAACGACATGGGCCGATCTGATTCCCGGTATTGAATCCGGCAAGCTGGATGCAGTCATCGCCTCGATGTCGATCACCGAGGAGCGCAAAAAGCGGGTCGCCTTCTCCGACAAGTACAGCCAGATCCCCGGCAGCTTTGTCAGCCGCAAGAAGCGCATCCTCAGCACCTATATCACCCCGCAAGATCTGGCGGGCATGAAGATTGGCGTGCAAGCCAAGACCACCTTTGCCAACCTGATCCAGGCCCGCTTTGCCGCCAGCAACAAGGTGACGGAGTTTGAAGGCACCAAGGAAATGTATGAGGCCATGCGGGCAGGCGAAGTCGACGTGGTGCTGGACGATATGGTGGCCGCCTATGAGGGTTTCCTGAAGAAACCGGAAGGTGCGAGCTATGAGCTGGTGGGCTCGCCGATTCGCGACCGCAAGTATCTGGGCGTCGGGGAAGGGGTGGCGGTCAACCTGAAAAACACCGCGCTACTGGCGGAAGTCAATGCCGCGCTGAAGAACATTCAGAGCAGTGGCGAATACCAGCAGATCATGAAAAAGTACTTCCAGTTCAATATCTATTGA
- the rpsT gene encoding 30S ribosomal protein S20 codes for MANSAQARKRARQAEQARQHNASQRSMLRTAVKKVRKAIDAGDKAAAQGVFQASMSVIDRIADKNIVHKNTASRYKSRLSAAIKAMAVAA; via the coding sequence ATGGCAAATAGCGCCCAGGCCCGTAAGCGTGCGCGTCAGGCCGAACAAGCTCGCCAGCACAATGCAAGCCAGCGTTCCATGCTGCGCACGGCCGTGAAGAAGGTGCGCAAGGCCATCGACGCAGGTGACAAGGCTGCTGCTCAAGGTGTGTTCCAGGCTTCGATGAGCGTGATCGACCGTATTGCGGACAAGAACATTGTCCACAAGAACACGGCATCCCGTTACAAGAGCCGCCTGTCCGCTGCCATCAAGGCAATGGCAGTTGCTGCCTGA
- the murJ gene encoding murein biosynthesis integral membrane protein MurJ, whose protein sequence is MNLLRTVFTVSGMTLISRILGLVRDAAIARIFGVSAATDAFWTAFKIPNLLRRTFAEGAFSQAFVPVLAEYRRNRSEAETRTLLDHVTGVLGLTLLIVTVLGVLAAPWVVWLTASGFTATPDRFELTVTLLRWLFPYILLISLTSLASSILNAYNQFSIPAFTPTLLNVAMIVATVFVAPYISKPILALAIGVLLGGILQLGFQLPWLMKLGMLPRPIPSWKDPAVRRILKLMGPAIFGVSIAQISLLINTLFASYLPSGSVTWMFNAERLMELPNGLLGVALGTVLLPSLSRHAAGKDETAYSALLDWGLRLSLLLALPAAVGLTLLAAPLLGTLYLGGRYTWHDVMMTEPALMAYAFGIIGFIMVKVLAPGFYARQNIKTPVKIGIAVLVTTQLLNLGLMLPFARWGYGHVGLAIALSLGSCMNAGLLLYYLLRGGSYQPATGWLRFLLKLVCACVVMAGVLWLLRGSHDTWRHGHTLTKAGHLLLLVCAGGLSYFATLFALGFRLRDFRRRE, encoded by the coding sequence TTGAACCTGTTGCGTACCGTTTTTACCGTCAGTGGCATGACCCTGATCTCCCGCATCCTCGGTCTGGTACGTGATGCCGCCATTGCCCGAATTTTTGGTGTCAGCGCGGCAACCGATGCGTTCTGGACTGCATTCAAGATTCCCAACCTGCTGCGCCGCACCTTTGCCGAAGGTGCCTTCTCGCAAGCTTTTGTCCCGGTACTGGCCGAATACCGCCGCAACCGCAGCGAAGCGGAAACCCGTACCTTGCTCGATCATGTCACCGGCGTGCTGGGGCTGACCTTGCTGATCGTCACTGTGCTGGGCGTACTGGCCGCCCCCTGGGTGGTGTGGCTGACGGCCTCCGGCTTTACCGCTACGCCAGACCGCTTTGAGCTAACCGTCACCCTGCTGCGCTGGCTGTTTCCCTATATCCTGCTGATCTCGCTGACCTCACTGGCCAGCAGCATCCTCAACGCCTACAACCAGTTTTCCATTCCGGCCTTCACCCCTACCCTGCTGAATGTCGCGATGATTGTGGCCACCGTGTTTGTCGCTCCCTACATCAGCAAACCCATTCTGGCGCTGGCGATAGGCGTACTGCTTGGCGGTATACTGCAGCTGGGTTTTCAGCTGCCCTGGCTGATGAAGCTAGGCATGTTGCCGCGTCCGATCCCCTCTTGGAAAGACCCCGCAGTCCGCCGTATCCTCAAGCTGATGGGCCCCGCCATCTTCGGCGTGTCCATTGCCCAGATCAGCCTGCTGATCAATACCCTGTTTGCATCCTACCTGCCCAGTGGCAGCGTCACCTGGATGTTTAACGCCGAGCGGCTGATGGAATTGCCCAATGGCCTGCTGGGCGTCGCACTCGGGACCGTCTTGCTGCCTTCGCTGTCGCGCCATGCCGCAGGCAAGGATGAAACCGCTTACAGCGCCCTGCTGGACTGGGGCTTGCGCCTGTCGCTGCTGCTGGCGCTCCCCGCCGCAGTGGGTCTCACTTTGCTGGCAGCCCCGCTGCTGGGCACCTTGTACTTGGGCGGACGCTACACCTGGCACGATGTGATGATGACCGAACCGGCGCTGATGGCTTACGCCTTTGGCATCATTGGCTTCATCATGGTCAAGGTACTCGCTCCCGGTTTCTATGCCCGGCAAAATATCAAGACGCCGGTCAAGATCGGCATTGCCGTGCTGGTCACCACCCAGCTGCTCAATCTGGGACTGATGCTGCCCTTCGCCCGCTGGGGCTATGGCCATGTCGGGCTGGCGATTGCATTGAGTCTGGGCTCCTGCATGAACGCGGGTCTCTTGCTGTACTACCTGCTGCGCGGCGGCAGCTACCAGCCTGCCACGGGCTGGCTGCGCTTTCTGCTGAAACTGGTATGTGCCTGCGTGGTCATGGCAGGCGTGTTGTGGCTGCTGCGCGGGTCTCATGATACCTGGCGCCATGGCCACACCCTGACCAAGGCCGGGCATTTGCTGCTGCTGGTGTGTGCCGGTGGCCTCAGCTACTTTGCCACCCTGTTTGCGCTCGGTTTCCGCTTGCGCGATTTCCGCCGTCGCGAGTAA
- a CDS encoding STAS/SEC14 domain-containing protein — protein sequence MISIQQEDDLVVAAVLGQFTLDDYKQFEDHVRYSVKFKGVANLLFDFRDMLGYSVDVVWEELRFTRENAPNFGRIAMVSDNQWLNWLAGMQSLLVPTNLAIFSDYDEAKAWVTSSDDELV from the coding sequence ATGATCTCCATCCAGCAAGAAGATGACTTGGTAGTCGCTGCCGTGCTCGGCCAGTTTACGCTGGACGATTACAAGCAGTTTGAAGACCACGTCCGCTACAGCGTGAAGTTCAAAGGGGTGGCCAACCTGCTGTTCGATTTTCGCGACATGCTGGGCTACAGCGTGGATGTGGTTTGGGAAGAATTACGCTTCACCCGCGAGAATGCCCCGAATTTTGGCCGGATTGCCATGGTCAGCGACAACCAGTGGCTCAATTGGCTGGCAGGCATGCAAAGCCTGCTGGTGCCAACCAATCTGGCCATCTTTTCCGATTATGATGAAGCCAAAGCATGGGTGACCAGCAGTGACGATGAGCTGGTCTGA
- a CDS encoding DMT family transporter — MQHRSWLDLGATQRGALWMLLASLGFAGMGALVKLGSEHHFSAAELVFYRSLLSLLMVYALIVWRKQSLRTQYVRAHVQRSLAGTAALMTSFYTLSRLPLATASTLQYTSALFLALLTVVVYRKRPPLPVLLAIGLGFLGVVSLLKPTFSSQNLSAALVGLLSGLLAALAYVNVKTLGKLGEPGWRVVFYFTLTATLAAGGLMLFDHFHTIDARGALILLGLGATGTLGQTALTHAYRQGKTLVVASLSYATVLLSALLGWCIWGNGLDLWSGLGMLLVVGSGVLSVLGSRED; from the coding sequence GTGCAGCACCGTTCATGGTTGGATTTGGGGGCTACGCAGCGCGGGGCGCTCTGGATGTTGCTGGCGTCGCTGGGGTTCGCCGGTATGGGGGCGTTGGTCAAGCTGGGCAGTGAGCATCATTTCTCGGCGGCGGAGCTGGTGTTCTACCGTTCCTTACTGAGCTTGTTGATGGTGTACGCGCTGATTGTGTGGCGCAAGCAGAGTCTGCGCACCCAGTATGTGCGCGCCCATGTGCAGCGCTCGCTGGCTGGGACTGCTGCACTGATGACCTCGTTCTATACCCTGTCCCGCCTGCCGCTGGCCACCGCCAGCACCTTGCAATACACCTCGGCCCTGTTTCTGGCCCTGCTCACCGTTGTGGTGTACCGCAAGCGGCCGCCGCTGCCGGTGCTGCTGGCCATCGGGCTGGGTTTCCTCGGGGTGGTCAGCCTGCTCAAACCCACCTTCTCCAGCCAGAACCTGTCTGCCGCGCTGGTGGGGCTGCTGTCCGGTTTGCTGGCGGCACTGGCGTATGTGAATGTGAAGACTTTGGGCAAACTGGGGGAGCCCGGCTGGCGGGTGGTGTTCTATTTCACCCTGACCGCCACACTGGCCGCAGGCGGGCTGATGCTGTTTGACCATTTCCATACCATTGATGCCCGTGGGGCTCTGATCCTGCTGGGCCTGGGGGCCACCGGCACCTTGGGGCAGACTGCGCTGACACACGCCTATCGACAGGGCAAGACGCTGGTGGTGGCGAGCCTCTCCTACGCAACGGTGCTGCTTTCGGCCCTGCTGGGCTGGTGCATCTGGGGTAATGGTCTGGACCTGTGGTCGGGCCTGGGCATGCTGCTGGTGGTGGGGAGCGGGGTGCTCAGCGTGCTGGGTTCGCGGGAGGACTGA